A region of the Heteronotia binoei isolate CCM8104 ecotype False Entrance Well chromosome 9, APGP_CSIRO_Hbin_v1, whole genome shotgun sequence genome:
agggaaggtatttaaattttaaataccTTGCCTTCACTGGGGAATGGAGTAGTAGAGGCAGCATGAGCCCAAGAGGGAAGAGAAAGTATTTAAACtgtaaataccttcccttcactTTCCAAGTCACACCGCAGTTCAGTGAGTgaaattctctattatacctcatagggtataatgaagccaAATATAtttgggtttcctgaatattGACCCACATCCTGGTAAAATACTGGTATTCGTGTGTATTTGAAAGTCTGAGGATGCCTGGTCTGCCTTTCCATCTGTCCTTCATAACCTGCCTTTTTAGACTTGAGGCGTGGTCCTGCCAACTTCACATATTTTTCCGTTTATCCTTAGAGGAAAAGAATTTGCAATGGATGGGCACACTCTGGACCTAGTCGCAGAGTAAAATAAGATGTTTTTgcttgaattgtttttattggttttaaatttatGTATTTCCATATTACTGATGCACATTGCCCGGAGTCTGGTGTTAAATGGGATGGGGTTAGCCAGGATGGAATGATTAATAAGcttagtagtagcagcagcagcagtagtaacaCTCACCTAGATGAGTGTGCTCTGCATCTGTGTGTTTAATACTTAGCTGTGGGCTCCTCAGATGAGTACCCTTATACCTTTTCAGTTGCTGTGAGGATACTCTGGGGAGTGCCTTCAGGCACATGCCACCATACCCAGCTCACCCTCAGTTATTCAACAAATCCAGCCTTGCTGTCCCTTATGCCTGAAACTGCTTCCCAGAACACCAGTGTAATGTCTTTCGTCCACTAAGTGACTCCTGAAAATCAACTTTTCCCATATGCCTCTGGCATAAACCCTTGGTACTAAGTCTGAAAATGCCACTGAGTATGCATGCATTAAGTGAATGAATATTCTTTTCCAAATTTATCCTGctacatctccctcccctccccacgatGGTGAGAGAGTACCTCACTCAGGATGTCACCCAAATATCAAAATTGTGACTCCTTGTAATCCTTGTGTCTGTTTGAAAGAAGAGTGATAGGTGTCACTGATAGAGTaatgcattttattttaattgGCTAAGCCATTCAAATCAGATATCTAATTAAAGTATGTGATATCTCTCATTAGGAATCTATTGTGTATTTCATGAGCTGTGTTTTCTTGATGTCTTTGATGTGACTGACGTTATTTCCACCGATCTGATGGAGGTTGATTCCAGTCCTCTCCCATTATGTCCTTTAGGCGGAAATCTTTGAAATATTCTAGAAGATGGCTAACAACGACATATAAACAAATATTGAATTATTAAAACACAAgggttttaaaaatgttatataccTGAAAAACTTATTTTAAGGGTACTGTGAAAAACACATTCAGAGTTTCACTGTACTTTCCTACCAATGAGGCATACAGTTATTTATGCCTAAATATAGAAAATAGTGACAATTTATAGTACCTATTTTAttgcatgcttttttaaaagaactggAGCAACACACATGAATTGGGTATCTTTATAATTCATAGTATTAAACAGTTGATTGACTTAATAACCCAAAGACTAAAAAGCCATTTGTTTTGCAACAATGAAGTTTTCTGAGTGCTTTTACTATCTCTCTTTAAACATCATTAAAATAATGTTTgggtatattgggggggggggagcatttaaCATGAAAGTGGGTAATAGCAGCCCAAAGCATATGAAGTAAACGGGTTCAGTTATAGATGTGATAACATTCTACCTGATGAATCAGGGTTATGGCAGGTTGGAGACTTCTCACTGGCTGAAATGCCTTACATTCAGTTTGAAGTAGTATAAATGTATTCTATCAGCTCAGGTCATTATTAAGCCTGAGTCCATCAATGAGTGAATGTCACCTTTCtatccaatatttatttatttattttgtttatagtccacctttgtcaccgagactcaaggtggattacaggaTCAACAAACAAATCAATAAACATTGTAGACAAACAGCATAAAGCAACCAAAGTACAATACAATAGGACCAGGATTATGGGTATAGGAATATTACAAGCGGTAATCTATTTATAGCAAAATATATTATAAACAATACTGAAAGTGGAGTACAAGGTATAAGACATTGCAGTGAAAACAGAAGATACATTTATCGCACTTGATTACAGTCACTGTAATGGTACCCTCCTGGATGGCATCTTTCTATTACACTTCTCATCGTTCTTATATGATGCCTTCTTGAAGATAACTGTTTTGCATGTTCTGTGGAATGACAgaagtgtgggagccttcctgacctcctcaggtgaACCATTCCACAATGCAGGAGCCACCAATTAGAATGCAGGTCAATGGGCAACTGCTGATCTTACCTATTTGCATAGCAGAAGAGGCAGTTCTACTGCTTCTTTTGGTCCAAGGCCACAAAGGGTTTTATAAGTGATAACCAGAAACTTGAACTGAATTCATTAACTGATTGGTCACCAATTGAGTGTCTGCAGAGTGCATGCTGCAGAATTACATGAATGCTGCTCTTGGTGTCAGTAACCAGGCTAATAACTAAGGGCTGGCCCCTGTATGGAGAAGCAAATCAGCACAACAGGGAGAGCTGTGCTAAAATGTAGGGCTCAGAAAACATACAGAATCTCAGGtttatagaatttttaaaaagaagaaacataATACGAGGGCAAAAGAGCAAGCACAGACATTGGAGGAGTTGGCAGGGGGCCAAAATAGCACCCTATATCACAAAGGCAACATGCAGTACCATTAGGAGGGGGGCATGAACTGAAACCCATAGTGGGTTCcataaatataaattaattccATAAATTTGCCAAATTGTACAGTGTTATATGTGGACTAATACATAAATCATGTATTTTATGTTGGTTGAGTAGTAAAAGatgtttaggtttgataggaaagtATTGCATATTTTCCACAAACAAATTCCATTTATTCTCAGGGGGGAAAAACAGATGGGGGAAAATCTCAGTTTCCCCCCAGAAATTTCCAGCCACATTTCCATCCCTAGATAAGATGTCTAAACAGAGTATTTCAGTACATCCCACTAAagcgctaaaaaaaaaaaaaaccactctgaAATTTGGTATAAGTAGTTACATCCAATTatataaagaaaacaaataaagATGTTTTTATACTCACAAATTAGGTCCTTGCCCCTCTTTAATCTCTTCCTGTGGTATTGGATAAAGCGCCTCATATACTCTGCCAATCCCAGATCCATGGATTGCATATGAATTCATTTTGTCTACACTGGGGGGGAAATAGTCCCAAGGAATAATTGCTGTGCCATTCCAGTTGCCCCAGTTTATATCTGCTTTAAATGCCAACTCAAGTCCTTTCTGTacacagaatgaaaaaaaaatgcactatAAAAATGTCATTCTCATTATTTTAACAAATTTAGCATAGTGAGCTACTAAACCACTTTAAATAACACTTCAAATAAAACTTCAGCATAATGCTTAATTATCAAGATCACATAGTATTGCTGTAGTTCAAATTCTCTTTTGTTAATACATCTTCTTTAAAAGGTCATCTACAGTTTTATAAATGTTTACAATGCAAGGGCTTTTTTATCCACTTCTTTTGATGTGGAAGCACCATGAACAGAAATGCAATGGAGACATAACAATGTGTTTTAAAATGTGCTCTAATGCATTATGTACCTGAGTTTCAGGGGACACAGAGAATCATATGCCTATTACAGATGTATAGCAGGTGGATTCCCAACTTAGTTTGTACAACATTTTGTGTGGGGACCATGTCATTTTCAGCTTCTCAATATGCCCTCCATATGTTAATCAAACGGAACAGATAAAAGGGAAGCATGAATCCCTGGAAGAGACTATTCTACTTTAAATCAATAATTGCAGGAATCACAGCAATCATTTGTGACGGACAGCCAGAAACTGCTTACAAAAGCAGCTGCTTGCTCTTCTTATGAAGATGCACTACTTGAAACTATTCATAACATAGCCAACACAGTAACTCAGAAAGAGCACAAGAACAGCCCCGCTGGATTAGATGAGTGGCTTATTGTgtccagcaacctgtctcacacagtggccaatcagttgccTGGGAGAGCCATCAAACCAGACATAGAAGGCAAGACCTTTCTTAGCACAGACATTCAGTGGAGGTTCTCCTTAGTCATCATGGCTtggagccattgatggacctatcaTCTATGATTCtgcctaatcctcttttaaagatTATGTTTgaataaattttatatatatatatatatatatatatatatatatatatatatatatatatatatatatatatatatatatatatatatatatatatatatatatatatatatatatatgacaatTAGATTTTCTGGGATCAGGACTAGTAACATGCTAGATGTATTTCTATATTTCTTCATCCATTAGTAGATTGAAAATCTATCAATTGAAAATATCTCTTCCTTTTTCTGTACCTACCAAGCTTTAACATTAGAAAAGAAAACAGGGTTACAACAATCCCCCCTCAAAAATGTGACTTACTTCTCTGGCTGATACTCTGAAATCAACAGGCAAAGACTTGCCTAGTGTTACACATACCCCACTTCTCCAAGCAGTGAAAAGTTCCAGGAGCAGTACTTATCTGGGTTGGTTCTCTTTGGAGAATAGTATATATGCTTTATTTACAGACACAGATGTCCACTAGCACCCTACATGATAGCAGATTCGCATCAGCTCCCAAGTCCCTAAACCCCAACGTGCTTCAACAAACCAATTTTATGACACCCACGGCTCAGCCCCACATACTCCCATTTTTgtaaaatccagccctcataacaaatgagtttgacatccctgatctgcAGACTTTAAGACACTTTACCAGTCCCTTTTTCATGTATCTGTGACTTATCCATAGTAACAAGAATCAAAGCACATACAAATAGTATAGAAAAAATAGTATAGAACATTTATTGATGTTCACAGATCAAAGTTATTAAACCctagtaaaaactttgaaaaccTTCAAAATGGGATAGATTTAGGGCTCACTATTTAGTAGAGAATGAGCAGTCCTATATTGAATTTCTGCCTCTGCTATGGAATCACCATGTAGCATCAACCATACAGACTGAGATTTCTGTCTTGCGACTGCCATCCTGGTGCTCCATGGGCTCCTTCTCTGGCTCTCTCTCTAGAGACAGACAGCCTCAGAAAGGCAGGAGTCTGCTTTTCCCCATGCAATCCCCTTGAGCCAGAACCTATTTCTTTCCATTTCCTCATTCCTTTTTCCTAGCCCGACTTTCTATTATTCTCTGCAACTGGCCTAACCCCCCAGCTGGCCTCTGCCTCAGAAGGACAACTTGTTCCCACCTGGTCTCCTGATCTGGAGGAAGTTGGTGCTGTGCTCAGCTTGTAGGTTAGTTCCCTGGGGATGAGGCCCTCTGAGTTGCTGGGCATCTCCAGGCAAGTCCTTAAACTGAGAATTAGTGATCTGCCTCTCAAATTGAATGTATATAGACAGTAAGCACCTTATACCTTTCTTAAAAAATTGTCAACAGCACTGATGCATGCCAGACCCCTCTATTGTCCCCAAACACATGAACAGCACATGTCATAACTTCCTACTCTCTCTCATGCTCCTGCTCCATTGATTCTCacctcccttttctctttctcctgtcTTCATGGTTGCATGCAGACATCATGTCAAATATTAAATGGATATTGAGCATGAACATAGCTTATTGCTCTACTCATGCAAAGTGCACTCACCTCCCTTTGTGCATGGAGTCTGATTCAAAGCTTCCTGGATTATGTCAGctcatgggaaggaaggaagttttgaATCAAGCTCTGTAAGGGAGGATAGATACTGGAGGAGTGAAATTCACAGCTGACACCAATTTGTCACAGTGTTTGAATGCACAGCTCATGTCTATCCTATCTTTCTTTTTCACTCTTCCCTTCTGTTTCCCATGGGGAATGTAAGAATCTATATAGCCTCATCTGTAAATACCGAGGGAGGAAGTTTTGCATGGACACAGCACAGCCTACAGACAAAACTACTTTGTACATTTCAGCCATCTTCCCTACAGTGGAAGTGAAGAATGTTGTGTTCTTTTCTCTCTGACATGTGCCAAACCAAATGAAATTATTGGTCTTGGCAACTGGAGACCTTGGTTCAAAATTCATAGGTGAGTAACACTGAGTATAAAAAGTACGTTTTCTTAAAATGTGGGTTCCTACTGCTTTAGAATGTAGTAGCTGAATATTCAGCTtcttgaccaggggtggccaaacagcggctcaggagccacatgtggctctttcacacatacttaccattttcacacacagctaaccttgcagtcacaatcctgttccctctgcagtgtccagtcggatttcgcaccatctgcgccggagttacagaaagtgccgtggcttttgcatagcaaatgtaaaccgctaaaacccagtttacgtttgctacgtaggagctgcggcacttcctgtaactctggcgcagatggtgggaaatccgaccagacgctgcggagggaacaggattgtgactgcgaggtaagctgtgtgcaaaaacggtaactgtgcggctctcaaagcccccattgtcCCATTggttggcttgcagaaggcatttctctctttaaatgcataatccaagccaagccagctagcagcttggagtatgcatttaaagttaaagtttttttctttccacctctcccctccctaaccattttccttcctccctccctccctctgatgttcatgtcttgtggctctcaaacatctgacattcattctgcgtggctcttacatcaagcaagttctAGACTGTTCTAGACTAAGTGAGTGATTAAATATATATGCTTTCATCTGAGAATTTTTGCAGTTAATTGTTTTCAGTAAACTCAAGTTTACTGTTTACTCAGTACACCAGTAAACTCAAGGTTAGAATTAGAACACAGTTAACTGTGGATTTATAAATCATAACAGTTTCTTAAAAGTAGTGATACATTACAATTGTGCTTTTGTCCACATTTTAACTGTTGTGCTTTGCAGAAAAAACTTTTCTTTTGAAGATATATTTGCATGGCAACATTATGCTCTAAAAGACACCTTTCTGCAATACCATGCAGCAGATTGGAATGATTTAAATCAAGACTATGACTATAATCCTTTAGGAAAAACCAAAACAGCATACTGATTTAAATCAAGCATGATGTGCTGAATCTATTAAATATAACTATGATGTGGAGAATAATACTAACCATAGCTTGCCCAATTCAGAAATCTTTGAAAACTATGGCTAGAACAAGGCGGAAATGGAAGAGGGAATCAGCACATGAGAAGGAAAAAGGGAGCATAGGAGCCTGTTT
Encoded here:
- the LOC132577197 gene encoding UPF0462 protein C4orf33 homolog is translated as MLVMHAPVTIRFKPGDQGLVMEVTSLFFDDPPAPTGEPGKPFDGLWDYEVVESFFLNSATSKYLEVELCPHGQHLVLRLSGGDCLEKGLELAFKADINWGNWNGTAIIPWDYFPPSVDKMNSYAIHGSGIGRVYEALYPIPQEEIKEGQGPNFHLLEYFKDFRLKDIMGEDWNQPPSDRWK